The following coding sequences are from one Halomonas sp. HAL1 window:
- a CDS encoding MbcA/ParS/Xre antitoxin family protein — translation MAIQHKTADKRREMGAAAMRTYPSISHSWGLKESEAALLLGVPDSTYRRWKQAPENARLDANHLERMSLILGIYKALHILLPNKEAANSWLQRSNSNPLFAGHSPMERLLNGQVSDLYVVRQHLDAARGGGHA, via the coding sequence ATGGCTATTCAGCACAAAACAGCCGACAAGCGTCGCGAAATGGGGGCCGCAGCGATGCGTACCTACCCCAGCATTTCACACAGCTGGGGGTTAAAAGAGAGTGAAGCCGCTCTTCTATTGGGAGTACCTGATTCCACCTATCGGCGTTGGAAGCAGGCACCAGAGAATGCCCGCCTGGATGCTAATCATCTAGAACGGATGTCGTTGATTCTCGGCATCTACAAAGCACTGCATATACTGTTGCCCAACAAAGAAGCGGCCAACAGTTGGTTGCAGAGATCCAACAGCAACCCTCTTTTCGCCGGTCACTCGCCAATGGAGCGTCTGTTAAATGGGCAAGTCTCAGACCTCTACGTTGTTCGCCAGCATTTAGATGCAGCGCGTGGTGGAGGCCATGCATGA
- a CDS encoding RES family NAD+ phosphorylase, which produces MTFPLSNVTWRPSYRVIPSRFPPIDLFEGVNSNADDWGLLNELEGETSARLREEAGAIHLVRDDDRRYGPGWTPIMAAFCHFPATGSRFSDGTFGAYYCALTEATAIAETVYHAERFMGESNEPPMMLQQRVYLSDLTGQLLDLRGQDAAQTLLTTDSWAAGQTLGRQAWEEQTTGIVYPSVRDPEGECAAVLRPPVLSATRQGRHLGYDWDGQRIRHVYELTLLG; this is translated from the coding sequence ATGACATTCCCGCTGAGCAATGTCACGTGGCGGCCCAGTTACCGCGTTATCCCCTCGCGTTTCCCACCGATTGATTTATTCGAAGGCGTCAATAGCAACGCTGATGACTGGGGCTTACTTAATGAGTTGGAGGGTGAAACCTCCGCAAGGCTTCGTGAGGAAGCGGGAGCCATCCATCTAGTCCGCGATGACGACCGCCGCTACGGCCCCGGCTGGACGCCAATCATGGCTGCCTTCTGCCACTTCCCCGCTACCGGTTCGCGTTTTAGCGATGGCACTTTTGGTGCCTACTACTGCGCACTCACCGAAGCCACCGCCATTGCCGAAACCGTTTACCACGCAGAACGCTTTATGGGGGAATCAAACGAACCGCCCATGATGCTTCAGCAACGTGTTTATCTGTCGGATTTAACAGGCCAACTACTTGATTTACGTGGGCAGGATGCTGCCCAAACGCTTCTCACGACGGATAGCTGGGCAGCCGGGCAAACCTTAGGTAGACAAGCCTGGGAGGAGCAAACGACTGGCATCGTTTACCCAAGCGTTAGGGACCCGGAGGGGGAGTGTGCTGCTGTGCTACGACCTCCCGTGCTCTCTGCGACAAGGCAAGGGCGTCATCTCGGGTATGACTGGGATGGTCAGCGTATCCGCCATGTCTACGAGCTCACGCTATTGGGCTAA
- the mtnA gene encoding S-methyl-5-thioribose-1-phosphate isomerase encodes MPQLQSRSLRVHADTLEYLDQTQLPQAEKWVPCESPEAWQGAVKNLAIRGAPLIGLSAAFVLAQYAARHPEHDWQEVSDRLRATRPTAVNLMYCLDAMEACFEQGANALAERAAALFAEDRALCQQMAERGADLLKMGDRVLTHCNTGALATAGVGTAIGALAVATQRGVELHVYVDETRPLLQGGRLTAWEMADLGIPYQLITDSMAASLMALGKVDKIMVGADRICANGDFANKVGTYMLAVVAHYHQVPFYVVAPYTTVDPACATGADIPIEQRDPAEVRGAAGAFGEVVWAPNNAPVWNPAFDVTPAKLVTAWVLDTGVFDAAAIARGEHCQRRSEK; translated from the coding sequence ATGCCTCAACTTCAGTCACGCAGTTTGCGGGTCCATGCCGATACGCTTGAGTACTTGGATCAAACTCAGTTGCCGCAAGCTGAAAAGTGGGTGCCCTGTGAATCTCCCGAGGCGTGGCAGGGGGCGGTTAAGAACCTAGCCATTCGTGGCGCACCACTGATTGGTTTGAGCGCTGCTTTCGTGCTGGCGCAGTACGCCGCGCGCCATCCAGAACATGATTGGCAGGAAGTTAGCGATCGCCTGCGCGCCACGCGTCCGACAGCCGTCAATCTAATGTACTGCCTGGATGCCATGGAAGCCTGCTTTGAGCAAGGCGCCAATGCTCTAGCCGAGCGCGCCGCCGCGCTGTTTGCAGAGGATCGTGCGCTGTGCCAACAGATGGCCGAACGGGGCGCTGACTTGCTGAAAATGGGGGATCGTGTGCTCACCCACTGCAACACCGGGGCGCTGGCCACCGCAGGCGTGGGCACTGCAATTGGCGCGCTGGCGGTGGCCACACAGCGCGGCGTAGAGCTTCATGTGTATGTGGATGAAACCCGCCCGCTGCTGCAAGGTGGTCGCTTAACCGCCTGGGAAATGGCTGATCTAGGCATTCCCTACCAGTTAATTACCGACAGTATGGCCGCGAGCCTGATGGCGTTAGGCAAGGTGGATAAAATAATGGTGGGCGCTGACCGTATCTGCGCCAACGGCGATTTCGCCAATAAAGTGGGTACTTATATGCTGGCGGTGGTCGCTCACTACCACCAGGTGCCGTTCTATGTGGTGGCCCCTTACACCACAGTAGATCCTGCCTGCGCCACCGGCGCGGACATTCCTATTGAACAGCGTGATCCCGCTGAGGTGCGCGGCGCCGCAGGCGCGTTTGGTGAGGTCGTGTGGGCGCCCAACAATGCCCCGGTATGGAACCCGGCGTTTGATGTCACCCCCGCCAAGCTCGTCACTGCCTGGGTGTTGGATACCGGCGTATTTGATGCCGCTGCGATCGCACGCGGTGAGCACTGTCAGAGACGGAGCGAAAAATAG
- the mtnB gene encoding methylthioribulose 1-phosphate dehydratase codes for MMTLQTELLAAISWAAQQGWTPATGGNFSARTEAGYLVTASGRDKTRIQADDLLLCDLDGKVLSGDGKPSAESDLHAALYRLDASINCVLHTHTVASTVLSRRFPEGVELSGFEMQKALQGNATHDETIHLPVVPNSQNMEELAEHVRLGWPMPWGFLVAGHGIYAVGDSIASCRRHLEAIEFLLACVLEESRWS; via the coding sequence ATGATGACGCTACAAACTGAACTGCTGGCCGCCATTTCATGGGCGGCGCAGCAAGGCTGGACGCCTGCTACCGGCGGTAATTTTTCCGCCCGCACCGAGGCTGGCTACCTAGTCACTGCCTCTGGCCGGGATAAAACCCGCATTCAGGCCGATGACCTATTGCTGTGCGACCTGGATGGCAAGGTACTATCAGGGGATGGTAAGCCGAGCGCTGAGAGCGATCTGCATGCCGCGCTCTACCGCTTAGACGCTTCGATTAACTGCGTGCTCCACACTCACACCGTGGCCAGCACGGTTCTATCGCGGCGCTTTCCAGAGGGTGTCGAGCTAAGCGGCTTTGAAATGCAAAAAGCGCTACAGGGCAACGCTACTCACGACGAGACCATCCATTTGCCCGTCGTGCCCAACTCCCAAAATATGGAAGAACTGGCCGAGCATGTGCGCCTCGGCTGGCCGATGCCCTGGGGCTTTTTGGTCGCAGGGCACGGCATTTATGCCGTGGGTGATAGCATTGCCAGCTGCCGACGCCACTTGGAAGCGATTGAGTTTTTACTAGCCTGTGTTCTTGAAGAGAGTCGCTGGTCTTAA
- the mtnC gene encoding acireductone synthase — protein MSNPTVRAIVTDIEGTTTDINFVHKVLFPYAHNKLPEFLSVNAEIPAVAEQIDAVRSEMGDPAATLEAVIAELLHWIETDQKVTPLKALQGMVWADGYQRGDFKGHLYSDVAPALRQWKEAGKALYVYSSGSVQAQKLLFGYSDEGDLTPLFSGYFDTHIGHKREATAYQRIVAELDLPADAVLFLSDVVDELDAAKQAGMQTLQLVREGTQAGTHHACVTRFDEIVL, from the coding sequence ATGAGTAATCCAACTGTTCGCGCCATTGTGACCGATATTGAAGGCACCACCACGGACATTAACTTCGTGCATAAGGTGCTGTTTCCCTACGCCCACAATAAGTTACCTGAGTTTCTAAGCGTTAACGCAGAAATCCCAGCCGTCGCCGAGCAGATCGACGCCGTGCGCAGCGAAATGGGTGACCCTGCTGCCACGCTGGAAGCTGTCATTGCTGAGTTGCTGCACTGGATCGAAACCGACCAAAAAGTCACCCCGCTGAAAGCACTGCAGGGCATGGTATGGGCCGACGGCTACCAGCGTGGCGATTTTAAAGGTCACCTATATAGCGATGTAGCACCTGCACTGCGCCAGTGGAAGGAGGCAGGCAAAGCCCTTTACGTTTATTCGTCAGGCTCCGTACAGGCCCAAAAACTGCTCTTTGGCTACAGCGATGAGGGCGATTTAACCCCGCTGTTTAGCGGCTACTTCGATACCCATATTGGTCATAAGCGCGAGGCGACTGCTTATCAGCGTATTGTTGCCGAGCTTGACCTGCCTGCGGATGCGGTGCTGTTCTTGTCGGACGTTGTTGACGAGCTGGATGCCGCCAAGCAGGCGGGCATGCAAACGCTGCAACTGGTACGTGAAGGTACTCAGGCCGGCACCCATCATGCATGCGTCACCCGCTTCGATGAGATCGTTCTGTAA
- a CDS encoding acireductone dioxygenase has protein sequence MSQLKVFADPNPNDALIDTTDGEQMITELNKVGVLFERWAAPGEIADDATQEDILALYQEDIDRVKAKGGYQTVDVLHMVPTHPEKDAMRQKFLNEHRHHEDEVRFFVKGQGLFCLHIDNKVYQVLCSRNDLISVPANTPHWFDMGPAPEFTALRFFDNVEGWVPHWTESDIAGKFDRLDQL, from the coding sequence ATGTCGCAACTAAAAGTATTTGCTGATCCAAACCCGAACGATGCCCTGATCGACACCACTGACGGCGAACAGATGATCACTGAGCTAAATAAGGTGGGCGTGCTGTTTGAGCGCTGGGCAGCGCCGGGCGAGATTGCTGACGATGCCACCCAGGAAGATATCTTGGCGCTTTACCAGGAAGATATTGACCGGGTCAAAGCTAAGGGCGGCTATCAGACCGTGGATGTGCTGCATATGGTGCCCACGCACCCTGAGAAGGACGCCATGCGGCAGAAGTTCTTAAACGAGCATCGCCACCACGAAGATGAAGTGCGTTTCTTCGTTAAAGGCCAGGGGCTGTTCTGCCTGCACATCGATAACAAGGTGTATCAGGTGCTGTGTTCTCGCAATGACCTGATCAGCGTGCCTGCCAACACGCCCCACTGGTTCGATATGGGCCCGGCACCGGAATTCACCGCGCTACGTTTCTTCGACAACGTGGAAGGCTGGGTACCCCACTGGACTGAAAGCGATATCGCCGGGAAGTTCGATCGTTTGGACCAGCTTTAA